The Rhizoctonia solani chromosome 14, complete sequence genome has a segment encoding these proteins:
- a CDS encoding Zinc-binding dehydrogenase, translated as MAPTQNARLIFNKVPKDFPVPGETTVYETSETIDLDNVPLNGGILTKTLYLSIDPYFRGRMRDESKKSYSSAFSLGKPILGFSVSRVLRSERSDIKQGDHVYVTETPFQEYNVLSAKHPVMVIENKENLPWSLYVGILGMPGKTAYYALDVIGKPQKGETIYVSTGAGPVGATVSQICKAAGLKVIASAGSDDKVEFLKSIGVDIAFNYKKDKISDVLTKEGPINIYWDNVGGESLDAALEACKEHARIICCGAISAYNNVPTPIKNWMYFLAKRLTVRGFVVSELEAEVGNPKIFYEKMVPLVANGQIKWNEHVFEGLDKAGDAILAVQKGDNTAKTVVKVADA; from the exons ATGGCACCCACCCAGAACGCCCGATTGATCTTTAACAAGGTTCCCAAGGACTTTCCTGTCCCTGGTGAGACCACCGTCTACGAGACGTCCGAGACGATTGATCTCGACAATGTCCCATTGAACGGTGGTATCCTTACCAAAACCCTCTACCTCTCCATCGATCCTTACTTCCGTGGTCGTATGAGAGACGAGAGCAAGAAATCGTATTCGAGCGCTTTCTCTCTCGGGAAACC AATTCTTGGCTTTAGTGTCTCTCGTGTGTTACGATCCGAGAGGTCTGACATTAAGCAGGGAGACCATGTTTATGTGACCGAGACCC CTTTCCAAGAGTACAATGTTCTCTCTGCTAAACACCCTGTTATGGTTATtgagaacaaggaaaacctACCGTGGTCTCTGTACGTTGGTATCTTGGGGATGCCAG GTAAAACCGCCTACTATGCTCTTGACGTGATCGGAAAGCCCCAAAAGGGTGAGACTATCTACGTTTCTACCGGTGCTGGGCCAGTCGGAGC TACCGTGTCTCAAATATGCAAGGCCGCCGGACTCAAAGTCATCGCCTCCGCTGGCTCTGATGACAAGGTGGAATTCTTAAAGAGCATCGGTGTCGATATCGCATTCAACTACAAGAAAGACAAGATTTCCGATGTACTCACAAAGGAAGGCCCGATTAATATTTACTGGGACAATGTTGGAGGTGAGAGCCTCGATGCTGCGCTCGAAGCATGCAAGGAGCATGCTCGCATCATTTGCTGTGGCGCTATCTCGgcgtacaacaacgtccCTACCCCTATCAAG AACTGGATGTACTTCCTGGCCAAGAGGCTCACCGTTCGCGGGTTCGTTGTTAGCGAGCTCGAAGCCGAAGTTGGCAACCCCAAAATCTTCTACGAGAAGATGGTGCCGCTTGTGGCGAATGGCCAAATCAAGTGGAACGAACACGTATTCGAGGGGCTAGACAAGGCTGGCGATGCGATTTTGGCCGTTCAGAAGGGAGACAACACTGCCAAAACCGTCGTCAAAGTTGCCGATGCATAA
- a CDS encoding ribosomal protein L4/L1 family: MASRPTVSVRAATGEASSSLTLPAVLTAPIRLDVVQQVHKSIAKNKRQAYSVAENAGHQTSAESWGTGRAVARIPRVGGGGTHRSGQAAFGNMCRGGRMFAPTKTWRKWHVKVNQNQRRFAVVSALAASALPSLVLARGHRIEGIEEVPLVVSSGVEEYTKTKEAVTLLKALNAYSDVTKVSNSRKLRAGKGKLRNRRHRQRRGPLIVYNEDKGIVRAFRNLPGVEVANVRRLNLLQLAPGGHLGRFVIWTEGAFNLLDEVFGTFDKASVYKKDYYLPTAKITNPDVTRIINSDEVQSVVRPSQGKKQRRPWTQHKNPLVNKGVLFKLNPYAKKLRRQELLKQNKKKDGSVKGKKATKAAGEIFLTTLLAP; the protein is encoded by the exons ATGGCCTCCCGCCCAACCGTTAGCGTTCGCGCCGCCACTGGCG AGGCGTCTTCTTCCCTCACTCTCCCTGCCGTGCTTACGGCTCCCATCCGTTTGGATGTAGTCCAACAAGTTCACA AGAGCATCGCCAAAAACAAGCGCCAGGCTTACTCCGTCGCTGAAAACGCTGGCCACCAAACTTCTGCCGAGTCCTGGGGTACCGGTCGTGCCGTTGCCCGTATCCCCCGTGTTGGTGGTGGAGGAACTCATCGCTCTGGCCAG GCCGCTTTCGGTAACATGTGCCGTGGAGGTCGCATGTTTGCTCCTACCAAGACCTGGCGCAAGTGGCACGTCAAGGTCAACCAAAACCAACGCCGTTTCGCAGTTGTTTCCGCCCTCGCTGCCTCGGCTCTTCCTTCCCTTGTTCTTGCCCGTGGTCACCGCATTGAGGGCATCGAGGAAGTTCCCCTTGTCGTTTCTTCTGGCGTCGAGGAGTACACCAAGACTAAGGAGGCTGTGACCCTCCTGAAGGCTCTCAACGCCTACTCCGATGTCACCAAGGTCTCCAACTCTCGTAAACTCCGTGCCGGTAAGGGCAAACTCCGCAACCGCCGTCACCGCCAGCGCCGTGGTCCTCTTATCGTCTACAACGAGGACAAGGGCATCGTTCGTGCCTTCAGGAACTTGCCTGGTGTTGAGGTCGCCAACGTCCGCCGCTTGAACTTGCTCCAGCTTGCTCCTGGCGGTCACCTTGGCCGTTTCGTTATCTGGACTGAGGGTGCTTTCAACCTCCTTGATGAGGTCTTTGGTACCTTTGACAAGGCCTCTGTCTACAAGAAGGACTACTA CCTCCCTACTGCCAAGATTACCAACCCCGATGTCACTCGCATCATCAACTCTGATGAAGTTCAGTCCGTCGTTCGTCCTTCGCAGGGCAAGAAGCAGCGCCGCCCATGGACTCAGCACAAGAATCCCCTCGTCAACAAGGGTGTACTCTTCAAGCTCAACCCCTACGCCAAGAAGCTTCGTCGCCAGGAGCTCC TCAAGCAAAACAAGAAGAAGGATGGCTCAGTCAAGGGCAAGAAGGCTACCAAGGCTGCCGGCGAGATCTTCCTTACCACTCTCCTTGCTCCTTAA
- a CDS encoding pathogenesis-related protein PR5K (thaumatin family), with amino-acid sequence MKFTIAASALALAGSALGRTFTVYNACPFTIWPAVFTDLNVGSAVPGIETGWEAPAWSKRTFNVPDNWKAGRIWGRRNCNFSSNPGPNSCLSGGCNGGLRCDSRTGTGVPPASVAEWTLSAGDGQDWYDVSLVDGYNLPMRISNSAGCPVAECAVDLGPNCPAPLKGPFDGSGFPVGCKSACAANLDGNQANSRTAALDSTAHLRLALLVVFSTTHTSRTPARARTSMLMTSRVRLLSGLARHLRRQITPLPSVLEQSIMING; translated from the exons ATGAAATTCACTATCGCTGCCTCTGCTCTTGCTCTCGCAGGCTCTGCCCTCGGCCGTACCTTTACCGTTTACAACGCTTGTCCCTTCACCATCTGGCCCGCTGTTTTT ACTGACCTTAATGTCGGATCTGCCGTCCCTGGCATCGAGACTGGTTGGGAGGCCCCGGCCTGGAGCAAGCGCACTTTCAACGTGCCTGACAACTGGAAGGCGGGTCGTATCTGGGGTCGCCGCAACTGCAACTTCTCTTCCAACCCTGGCCCCAACTCGTGTCTCAGCGGTGGCTGCAACGGTGGACTGAGGTGTGACTCTCGCACTGGTACTGGTGTACCTCCAGCAAGTGTTGCCGAGTGGACTCTCAGCGCTGGCGACGGCCAGGACTGGTACGATG TATCGCTCGTTGACGGATACAACCTGCCCATGCGTATCTCGAACAGCGCTGGCTGCCCGGTCGCCGAGTGCGCTGTTGACCTTGGCCCGAACTGCCCTGCTCCTCTGAAGGGACCTTTCGATGGCTCTGGCTTCCCTGTTGGCTGCAAG TCCGCTTGCGCTGCAAATCTCGACGGTAACCAGGCCAACTCGAGAACTGCTGCTCTGGACAGTACAGCACACCTCAGACTTGCCCTCCTAGTGGTGTTCAGTACTACTCATACTTCAAGAACGCCTGCCCGCGCTCGTACGTCTATGCTTATGACGAGTCGAGTAAGACTGCTCTCTGGACTTGCCCGACATCTAAGAAGGCAGATT ACACCCTTACCTTCTGTCCTTGAGCAGTCAATTATGATTAATGGTTAA
- a CDS encoding Cellulase (glycosyl hydrolase family 5 protein) codes for MKFTLTVLAAAGYVAAQQPAYAQCGGQGWTGGTTCVSGYTCTVSNQWYSQCLPGTGGGSPTTTGSNPTPTTSPGVCSSNRTKFKYFGVNQSVAEFGDGKWPGIKGTDYTWPATSSIDYFVGKGMNTFRVAFTMERISPPSTGLTGPFDQTYLGDLKTTVNYITGKGAFAVLDPHNYLRYNKNIMSSTSDFQAWWKNLANEFKGNSKVIFDVNNEPWGIDASVVSTFNQAAINGIRSSGATSQLILVEGTAWSGAWSWASSGNADAFKSLKDPNNNFAIEMHQYLDSDSSGTSATCVSSTIMAERIATATSWLKANNLKGFLGEFGGGSNDACIAAIKGGLCAMQESGVWIGALWWAAGPWWGTYFQSIEPPNGAAIPRILPEALLPFL; via the exons ATGAAGTTCACACTGACTGTTTTGGCCGCTGCTGGCTACGTCGCTGCTCAACAACCAGCATATGCCCAATGTGGTGGTCAGGGCTGGACTG GTGGCACAACTTGTGTCTCTGGCTACACTTGCACGGTCTCTAACCAATGGTATTCTCAATG TCTCCCTGGTACCGGGGGTGGCTCTCCGACTACCACAGGCTCTAACCCTACACCTACTACGAGCCCTGGTGTATGCAGCAGCAATCGTACCAAGTTCAAATACTTTGGTGTCAACCAGTCCGTCGCCGAGTTCGGTGACGGCAAGTGGCCAGGTATCAAGGGCACTGACTACACTTGGCCTGCTACAAGCTCCATCGAC TACTTTGTCGGAAAGGGGATGAACACCTTCCGTGTTGCCTTCACTATGGAGCGTATCTCTCCTCCTTCTACTGGCCTCACCGGTCCATTCGACCAAACCTACCTTGGCGATCTTAAAACTACAGTAAACTACATCACCGGAAAGGGTGCTTTTGCTGTACTTGATCCTCACAA CTACTTGCGCTACAACAAGAACATTATGTCATCCACTTCTGACTTCCAAGCCTGGTGGAAAAACCTTGCCAACGAATTCAAGGGTAACTCGAAAGTCATCTTCGACGTCAACAACGAGCCTTGG GGCATCGACGCTTCCGTTGTCTCTACCTTCAACCAAGCAGCTATCAACGGCATTCGTTCTTCGGGTGCTACCTCTCAGCTTATTCTCGTTGAAGGAACTGCTTGGAGTGGTGCTTGGT CTTGGGCCTCCTCCGGCAACGCCGACGCATTCAAGAGCTTGAAGGATCCTAACAACAACTTTGCCATTGAGATGCACCAGTACCTCGATTCAGACAGCTCTGGAACGTCGGCCACTTGCGTCTCCTCTACCATTATGGCCGAGCGTATTGCTACTGCCACTTCCTGGCTCAAGGCCAACAACCTCAAGGGATTCCTTGGCGAGTTCGGAGGCGGATCGAACGATGCCTGCATTGCTGCTATCAAGGGAGGTCTGTGCGCCATGCAAGAATCCGGTGTCTGGATTGGCGCTCTCTGGTGGGCTGCTGGTCCTTGGTGGGGCAC TTACTTCCAGTCCATCGAACCCCCCAACGGTGCGGCTATCCCCAGGATTCTCCCTGAGGCTCTCCTTCCTTTCCTTTAA